A single genomic interval of Rhizobium leguminosarum bv. trifolii WSM1325 harbors:
- a CDS encoding RbsD or FucU transport (PFAM: RbsD or FucU transport~KEGG: ret:RHE_CH00463 fucose dissimilation pathway protein), whose amino-acid sequence MLKGLDPLLSPELLLTLRAMGHGDEIAIVDGNYPGVEHARRLIRLDGHHLIPVLNAVLSVLPIDDFVAEAIFRSTVKAERDKLDPVHEEMIDCCARHEPHRQVVPLIGQDFYGRVKTAHALIQTGEPRLYANIILRKGVIYPKEPGTHAAAGVDPFVY is encoded by the coding sequence ATGCTGAAAGGACTTGACCCGCTGCTGAGCCCGGAGCTGCTTTTGACGCTTCGCGCCATGGGTCACGGCGACGAGATCGCCATCGTCGACGGCAATTATCCGGGCGTCGAACATGCCCGCCGGCTGATCCGGCTCGACGGCCACCACCTCATCCCGGTCCTCAATGCCGTGCTCAGCGTGCTGCCGATCGACGACTTCGTGGCGGAAGCGATCTTCCGCTCGACCGTCAAGGCCGAGCGCGACAAGCTCGACCCGGTGCATGAGGAGATGATCGACTGCTGCGCCCGCCACGAGCCGCACCGGCAGGTGGTGCCGCTGATCGGCCAGGATTTCTACGGAAGGGTGAAGACCGCCCATGCGTTGATCCAGACTGGCGAGCCCAGGCTCTATGCGAACATCATCCTGCGCAAGGGCGTGATCTATCCGAAAGAGCCGGGCACCCATGCCGCGGCCG
- a CDS encoding ROK family protein (PFAM: ROK family protein~KEGG: rec:RHECIAT_CH0000535 sugar transcriptional regulator protein, ROK family), producing the protein MSTLDGPEHTPVPPPILNPAGGANQVRVRAYNERLVLSLVRLYGTLSKADIARRSGLSAQTVSVIMRVLEKEGLLSRGEPVRGRVGQPSIPMHINPDAVYSFGLKMGRRSADLVLMDFVGRIRMQLHRTYAYPLPDEILAFVTSGIRELEDRLDDKQRSRIAGLGIAAPFELWNWAEEVGAPPGAMEVWRDVDLQADIAARVSHPVFMQNDATSACGAELVFGVGPSYPDFVYFFIGSFIGGGIVLNSAIFSGRTGTAGAIGPLPVRGKNGETMQLLEIASIFVLENMLRERGIDPEPLWYSADGWVDFGEPMEAWIQDSAKALAQAIVAAASIVDFSAAVIDGGFPDWVRSRVVQATIDEAAKLDLQGVVMPEIIEGAVGAQARAIGGASLPIFARYLTDQNVLFKEVDHAERT; encoded by the coding sequence ATGTCGACCTTGGATGGACCGGAACACACGCCGGTCCCGCCACCAATTCTGAATCCGGCCGGAGGTGCGAACCAGGTCAGGGTGCGAGCCTATAACGAACGGCTCGTGCTGTCGCTGGTGCGTCTCTACGGCACGCTGTCGAAGGCCGATATCGCGCGTCGCAGCGGACTGTCGGCGCAGACCGTCTCCGTCATCATGCGGGTGCTGGAAAAGGAAGGGCTGCTGTCGCGCGGGGAACCGGTGCGCGGCCGTGTCGGCCAGCCGTCGATCCCGATGCATATCAATCCCGATGCCGTCTATTCCTTCGGCCTGAAGATGGGCCGGCGCAGCGCCGATCTGGTGCTGATGGATTTCGTCGGCCGCATCCGCATGCAGCTGCACCGGACCTATGCCTATCCGCTGCCGGATGAAATCCTCGCCTTCGTCACCTCGGGCATCCGGGAGCTGGAAGACCGGCTCGACGACAAGCAACGTAGCCGCATCGCCGGCCTCGGCATCGCCGCCCCTTTCGAGCTCTGGAACTGGGCCGAAGAGGTGGGCGCCCCGCCGGGCGCCATGGAGGTCTGGCGCGACGTCGACCTGCAGGCCGACATCGCCGCCCGCGTCTCCCATCCGGTCTTCATGCAGAACGATGCGACCAGCGCCTGCGGCGCCGAACTGGTCTTCGGCGTCGGACCGTCCTACCCAGATTTCGTCTATTTCTTCATCGGCTCCTTCATCGGCGGCGGCATCGTGCTCAATTCGGCGATCTTTTCCGGCCGCACCGGCACGGCGGGCGCGATCGGGCCGCTGCCGGTGCGCGGCAAGAACGGCGAGACGATGCAGCTGCTCGAAATCGCCTCGATCTTCGTGCTCGAAAACATGCTGCGCGAGCGCGGCATCGATCCCGAGCCGCTCTGGTATTCGGCCGACGGCTGGGTGGATTTCGGCGAGCCGATGGAAGCCTGGATCCAGGACAGCGCCAAGGCGCTGGCGCAGGCGATCGTTGCCGCCGCCTCGATCGTCGATTTCAGCGCGGCTGTGATCGACGGCGGCTTTCCCGATTGGGTGCGCAGCCGGGTGGTGCAGGCCACGATCGACGAAGCCGCCAAGCTCGACCTGCAGGGCGTCGTCATGCCCGAAATCATCGAGGGCGCGGTCGGCGCGCAGGCGCGCGCCATCGGCGGCGCCAGCCTGCCGATCTTTGCGCGTTACCTCACCGACCAGAACGTACTCTTCAAGGAGGTAGACCATGCTGAAAGGACTTGA
- a CDS encoding periplasmic binding protein/LacI transcriptional regulator (PFAM: periplasmic binding protein/LacI transcriptional regulator~KEGG: ret:RHE_CH00465 fructose ABC transporter, substrate-binding protein) → MKKSVLAFGALALGVTFSAPVMAADVAACLITKTDTNPFFVKMKEGATAKAKELGVSLKSYAGKVDGDSESQVAAIESCIADGAKGILIAASDTKGIVSSVKKARDAGLLVIALDTPLEPADAADATFATDNLLAGKLIGQWAKETMGDKAKDAKVGFLDLTPSQPTVDVLRDQGFMMGFGIDPKDPNKIGDEDDARIVGHDVTNGNEEGGRKAMENLLQKDPSINVIHTINEPAAVGAYQALKAVGMEKNVLIVSVDGGCPGVKSVKEGVIGATSQQYPLMMAALGVEAIKKFADSGEKPKPTEGKSFYDTGVSLVTDKPVSGVKSIDTKEGTDKCWG, encoded by the coding sequence ATGAAGAAATCTGTTCTCGCTTTCGGCGCGCTCGCGCTTGGTGTCACCTTTTCCGCTCCTGTTATGGCGGCTGACGTTGCTGCCTGCCTCATCACCAAGACCGACACCAACCCCTTCTTCGTCAAGATGAAGGAAGGTGCGACGGCCAAGGCCAAGGAACTCGGCGTCTCGCTGAAGTCCTATGCCGGCAAGGTCGACGGTGACAGCGAAAGCCAGGTGGCCGCGATCGAAAGCTGCATTGCCGACGGCGCAAAGGGCATCCTGATTGCTGCTTCCGACACCAAGGGCATCGTGTCTTCGGTCAAGAAGGCCCGTGATGCCGGCCTGCTGGTCATCGCGCTCGACACGCCGCTCGAGCCGGCCGATGCCGCCGACGCCACCTTCGCCACCGACAACCTGCTCGCCGGCAAGCTGATCGGCCAGTGGGCCAAAGAAACGATGGGCGACAAGGCCAAGGATGCCAAGGTCGGCTTCCTCGACCTGACGCCGTCACAGCCGACGGTCGACGTTCTGCGCGACCAGGGCTTCATGATGGGCTTCGGCATCGATCCGAAGGACCCGAACAAGATCGGCGACGAGGACGATGCTCGTATCGTCGGTCATGACGTGACCAACGGCAATGAAGAAGGCGGCCGCAAGGCCATGGAAAACCTTCTGCAGAAGGATCCGAGCATCAACGTCATCCACACGATTAACGAGCCGGCCGCTGTCGGCGCCTATCAGGCGCTGAAGGCCGTCGGCATGGAAAAGAACGTGCTGATCGTCTCGGTCGACGGCGGTTGCCCGGGCGTGAAGTCGGTCAAGGAAGGCGTCATCGGCGCTACCTCGCAGCAATATCCGCTGATGATGGCAGCCCTTGGCGTCGAAGCGATCAAGAAGTTCGCCGACAGCGGTGAAAAGCCGAAGCCGACCGAAGGCAAGTCCTTCTACGACACCGGCGTCTCGCTCGTCACCGACAAGCCGGTTTCCGGCGTCAAGTCGATCGACACCAAGGAAGGCACGGACAAGTGCTGGGGCTGA
- a CDS encoding inner-membrane translocator (PFAM: inner-membrane translocator~KEGG: rec:RHECIAT_CH0000537 fructose ABC transporter, permease protein), whose product MTGTQEFERVLDGSDKSVASFEHEKVSLIKRAQHFLHSTPAAVPLIVLVLAIVIFGITIGGRFFSSYTLTLILQQIAIVGILGAAQTLVILTAGIDLSIGVIMVISAVIMGNVAITYGIPTPIAVAAGMLVGGLCGLLNGFLVAYMKLPPFIVTLGTWNIVMATNFIYSANETIRDTDVDEKAPLLHLFAVSFKLGSAVLTLGVIAMVLLVLVLWYVLNHTAWGRHVYAVGDDPEAAKLSGIQTKKVLLTVYAISGVIAGLAAWVSIGRNGSISPSSAVTDFNLQAITATVIGGISLFGGRGSILGTLFGAMIVGVVSMGLNMLGADPQWKVLLTGVLIIAAVAIDQWIRKVSV is encoded by the coding sequence ATGACCGGAACACAGGAATTCGAACGTGTCCTCGACGGCAGCGACAAGAGCGTTGCCTCCTTCGAGCACGAGAAAGTCTCGCTGATCAAGCGCGCGCAGCATTTTCTGCACTCGACGCCGGCCGCCGTGCCGCTGATCGTGCTGGTGCTGGCGATCGTCATCTTCGGGATCACCATCGGCGGACGGTTCTTCTCGTCCTATACGCTGACGCTCATCCTGCAGCAGATCGCCATCGTCGGTATTCTCGGCGCCGCCCAGACGCTGGTCATCCTGACCGCCGGCATCGATCTTTCGATCGGCGTCATCATGGTGATCTCGGCGGTCATCATGGGCAATGTCGCCATCACCTACGGCATACCGACGCCGATCGCGGTCGCAGCCGGCATGCTTGTCGGCGGCCTTTGCGGATTGCTGAACGGCTTCCTCGTCGCCTACATGAAGCTGCCGCCCTTCATCGTCACGCTCGGCACCTGGAACATCGTCATGGCGACGAATTTCATCTATTCCGCCAATGAGACGATCCGCGATACCGACGTCGACGAAAAGGCGCCGCTGCTGCATCTTTTCGCCGTGAGCTTCAAGCTCGGCAGCGCCGTGCTGACCCTCGGCGTCATCGCCATGGTGCTGCTCGTCCTGGTGCTCTGGTATGTCCTCAATCACACCGCCTGGGGCCGGCATGTCTATGCCGTCGGCGACGATCCGGAGGCAGCCAAGCTCTCGGGCATTCAGACCAAGAAGGTGCTGCTGACCGTTTACGCCATCTCGGGTGTCATTGCCGGCTTGGCCGCCTGGGTCTCGATCGGCCGCAACGGCTCGATCTCGCCGTCGTCGGCCGTCACCGATTTTAACCTCCAGGCGATCACCGCGACGGTGATCGGCGGCATCTCGCTGTTCGGCGGCCGCGGCTCCATTCTCGGCACGCTCTTCGGTGCGATGATCGTCGGCGTCGTGTCGATGGGCCTCAACATGCTCGGCGCCGACCCGCAATGGAAAGTCCTTTTGACAGGCGTGCTGATCATCGCCGCCGTCGCCATCGATCAGTGGATCAGAAAGGTTTCGGTGTAA
- a CDS encoding ABC transporter related (PFAM: ABC transporter related~SMART: AAA ATPase~KEGG: rec:RHECIAT_CH0000538 fructose ABC transporter, ATP-binding protein), giving the protein MAREPLLTARGLVKRYGRVTALDNADFDLYPGEILAVIGDNGAGKSSLIKAISGAVTPDEGVITLEGRQVQFRSPMEARDAGIETVYQNLALSPALSIADNMFLGREIRKPGVLGSMFRMLDRPAMEKLARNKLSELGLMTIQNINQAVETLSGGQRQGVAVARAAAFGSKVIIMDEPTAALGVKESRRVLELILDVRARGLPIVLISHNMPHVFEVADRIHIHRLGRRLTVIDPKEYTMSDAVAFMTGAKAVPTEPVAA; this is encoded by the coding sequence ATGGCTCGCGAACCCCTTCTCACCGCCCGCGGTCTCGTCAAGCGTTATGGACGCGTGACCGCGCTCGACAATGCCGATTTCGACCTCTATCCGGGTGAAATCCTCGCCGTCATCGGCGATAACGGCGCCGGCAAATCCTCGCTCATCAAGGCAATATCGGGCGCGGTTACCCCGGACGAGGGGGTGATTACCCTCGAAGGCCGGCAGGTGCAGTTCCGCTCGCCGATGGAGGCGCGCGACGCCGGCATCGAGACCGTCTATCAGAATCTTGCTTTGTCGCCGGCGCTGTCGATCGCCGACAACATGTTCCTCGGCCGCGAGATCCGCAAACCGGGCGTGCTCGGCTCGATGTTCCGCATGCTCGACCGGCCGGCCATGGAAAAGCTGGCGCGCAACAAGCTGTCCGAACTCGGCCTGATGACCATCCAGAACATCAACCAGGCAGTGGAAACGCTCTCCGGCGGTCAGCGCCAGGGTGTTGCGGTCGCCCGTGCCGCCGCCTTCGGCTCGAAGGTCATCATCATGGATGAACCGACGGCCGCGCTTGGCGTCAAGGAAAGCCGCCGCGTGCTGGAGCTGATCCTCGACGTGCGCGCCCGCGGCCTGCCGATCGTGCTGATCTCCCACAACATGCCGCATGTCTTCGAGGTGGCCGACCGGATCCATATCCACCGTCTCGGCCGGCGGCTGACGGTGATCGATCCGAAGGAATACACCATGTCCGACGCCGTCGCCTTCATGACCGGCGCCAAGGCGGTGCCGACGGAGCCCGTCGCCGCATGA
- a CDS encoding putative fructose transport system kinase (KEGG: ret:RHE_CH00468 putative fructose transport system kinase), translating into MNARIDEIAGEVLDRAGHSKRFLVAIAGPPGAGKSTMADNLAEALKAKGESAEVLPMDGFHMDNAILIERGLLARKGIPETFDVRGFLDIIRAVRLADQEVLVPVFDRSRELAIASARPVSPDHRFIIVEGNYLLFSLGKWAELEGVFDFSIMLAPPIEVLEERLWARWRGYNLTEEAANAKVYGNDLPNGRLILENRRPADVTLEIALA; encoded by the coding sequence ATGAATGCACGCATCGATGAAATCGCCGGCGAGGTGCTTGACCGCGCCGGCCATTCCAAGCGTTTCCTGGTCGCCATCGCCGGACCGCCGGGTGCCGGCAAATCGACCATGGCCGACAATCTGGCGGAAGCGCTGAAGGCCAAGGGCGAAAGTGCCGAAGTCCTGCCGATGGATGGCTTCCACATGGACAACGCCATCCTGATCGAACGCGGCCTGCTGGCGCGCAAGGGGATTCCCGAGACCTTCGATGTCCGCGGTTTCCTCGATATCATCCGCGCCGTCAGGCTGGCCGATCAGGAGGTTCTGGTGCCGGTCTTCGACCGCTCGCGTGAACTCGCCATTGCGTCGGCTCGCCCCGTTTCCCCGGATCACCGCTTCATCATCGTCGAGGGCAATTATCTGCTCTTTTCGCTGGGCAAATGGGCCGAACTCGAAGGCGTCTTCGACTTTTCGATCATGCTGGCGCCGCCGATCGAGGTGCTCGAGGAGCGGCTCTGGGCGCGCTGGCGCGGTTACAACCTCACCGAGGAGGCCGCCAACGCCAAGGTCTACGGCAACGACCTGCCGAACGGCCGGCTGATCCTCGAAAACCGCCGCCCGGCCGATGTGACGCTGGAGATCGCGCTGGCGTAA
- a CDS encoding dihydroorotase, homodimeric type (KEGG: rec:RHECIAT_CH0000540 dihydroorotase protein~TIGRFAM: dihydroorotase, homodimeric type~PFAM: amidohydrolase), whose product MQSITIRRPDDWHLHLRDGAMLEGVIADTSRTFARAIIMPNLVPPVVTSADAKAYRERILKALPDGHRFQPLMTLYLTEHTSPDDVEEGKNSGLITAVKLYPAGATTNSHGGVRDMEKAMPVLERMAKIGLPLCVHGEVTTPEVDIFDREAVFIETVLDPLRQRLPELKVTMEHVTTSDGVDYIKTAKGNLAGSITTHHLIINRNAILVGGIRPHYYCLPVAKRENHRLALRAAAVSGDARFFLGTDSAPHVDPLKECACGCAGIYTSVNTMSCLAHVFEQEGALERLEAFVSLNGPAWYGLQPNEERITLARQADPVVFPARIETGAGPVTVFDPMFPLHWQVVQQA is encoded by the coding sequence ATGCAATCGATCACCATCCGCCGTCCTGATGACTGGCACCTGCATCTGCGCGACGGCGCCATGCTGGAGGGCGTGATCGCCGATACGAGCCGCACCTTCGCCCGCGCCATCATCATGCCCAATCTCGTGCCGCCGGTCGTCACGTCAGCTGACGCCAAGGCCTATCGCGAACGTATCCTCAAGGCCTTGCCTGATGGCCATCGCTTCCAGCCGCTGATGACGCTTTATCTGACCGAACATACCAGCCCCGATGACGTCGAGGAGGGGAAGAACAGCGGCCTCATCACCGCCGTCAAGCTTTATCCCGCCGGCGCCACGACCAATTCGCATGGCGGCGTCCGCGATATGGAAAAGGCGATGCCGGTGTTGGAGCGCATGGCAAAGATCGGCCTGCCGCTCTGCGTCCATGGCGAGGTGACGACGCCGGAGGTCGATATCTTCGATCGCGAGGCCGTCTTCATCGAAACCGTGCTCGATCCGCTGCGCCAGCGCCTGCCGGAGCTGAAGGTGACGATGGAGCATGTGACGACATCCGATGGCGTCGATTACATCAAGACGGCCAAGGGCAATCTCGCCGGTTCGATCACCACCCACCATCTGATCATCAACCGCAACGCCATCCTCGTCGGCGGCATCCGCCCGCACTATTACTGCCTGCCCGTCGCCAAGCGCGAAAACCACCGGCTGGCCTTGCGTGCGGCGGCCGTCAGCGGTGATGCCCGCTTCTTCCTCGGCACGGATTCCGCCCCGCATGTCGATCCGCTGAAGGAATGCGCCTGCGGCTGCGCCGGCATCTATACCTCGGTCAATACGATGAGCTGCCTCGCCCATGTCTTCGAGCAGGAGGGCGCTCTGGAGCGGCTCGAAGCCTTCGTGTCGCTGAACGGGCCGGCCTGGTACGGGCTTCAGCCGAACGAGGAGCGCATCACCCTGGCGAGGCAGGCCGACCCGGTCGTCTTTCCCGCGAGGATTGAAACCGGCGCCGGTCCCGTGACGGTGTTCGATCCGATGTTTCCCCTGCATTGGCAGGTGGTACAGCAGGCGTAA
- a CDS encoding diguanylate cyclase (KEGG: ret:RHE_CH00470 hypothetical protein~TIGRFAM: diguanylate cyclase~PFAM: GGDEF domain containing protein~SMART: GGDEF domain containing protein): MMLDYNSLLLALGVSAACLAVTLMGSWLVRRSETVLLTATVGLVLVVSGIFVYSAYVDTPETWLGVANFVLFHAGFATIWGAGKQFLTGRVSLPAIAIRALAAMVFSVVPMLSGYDGLAFIADNLAIALLLFATARQYWLARAEAPAPLLGITVLYTLTAISFVLCAAVLISDGKLVLGKAPSNWAEDLSLAVCIAGMTGIGALSLALHQWRLAARHRLDAITDPLTGLLNRRALFDQYGTRPMGTTTAVIVFDIDHFKSVNDRFGHAAGDRVLNVFSGELSAHCRTGDTAARLGGEEFVLVLKEIMPGRAELTAERIRRAFEAREIHIDDEVLTCTVSVGVAPGRSKSLDFDTMLSAADKALYVAKRAGRNRVELASYLKAVPVEATRTAS; this comes from the coding sequence ATGATGCTTGACTATAACTCCCTCCTGTTGGCGCTCGGCGTCTCCGCGGCCTGCCTTGCGGTGACGCTGATGGGCAGCTGGCTTGTCCGTCGCTCGGAAACCGTGCTGCTCACCGCCACCGTCGGCCTTGTCCTCGTCGTCAGCGGCATTTTCGTCTATAGCGCCTATGTCGATACGCCGGAGACATGGCTCGGCGTCGCCAATTTCGTGCTGTTTCATGCCGGTTTTGCCACCATCTGGGGGGCCGGCAAACAATTCCTCACCGGCCGGGTGTCTCTCCCCGCCATCGCGATCCGCGCGCTTGCGGCGATGGTCTTCTCCGTCGTGCCGATGCTGTCAGGCTATGACGGCCTGGCCTTCATCGCCGACAATCTTGCCATCGCCCTTTTGCTCTTTGCCACCGCCCGGCAATACTGGCTCGCCCGTGCCGAAGCACCGGCGCCGCTCCTCGGCATCACGGTGCTCTATACGTTGACGGCGATCTCCTTCGTTCTCTGCGCCGCGGTGCTGATTTCAGACGGCAAGCTGGTGCTCGGCAAAGCCCCCAGCAACTGGGCCGAAGATCTGAGCCTTGCCGTCTGCATCGCCGGCATGACCGGGATCGGCGCGCTGTCGCTGGCGCTGCATCAATGGCGGCTCGCTGCCCGCCATCGCCTCGATGCGATCACCGATCCGCTGACCGGCCTGCTCAACCGCCGCGCCCTCTTCGACCAATACGGCACGCGCCCGATGGGAACGACGACGGCCGTCATCGTCTTCGATATCGACCATTTCAAATCCGTCAACGATCGCTTCGGCCATGCCGCCGGCGACCGCGTGCTCAATGTCTTTTCCGGCGAACTTTCGGCGCATTGCCGCACCGGCGACACCGCTGCCCGGCTCGGCGGCGAGGAATTCGTGCTGGTGCTGAAGGAGATCATGCCCGGCCGGGCGGAACTGACGGCCGAGCGCATCCGCCGGGCGTTCGAGGCGCGCGAGATCCATATCGACGACGAGGTGCTGACATGCACGGTCAGCGTCGGCGTCGCCCCCGGCCGTTCGAAGAGCTTGGATTTCGACACCATGCTGAGTGCCGCCGACAAGGCGCTCTATGTCGCCAAGCGCGCCGGCCGCAACCGGGTCGAGCTTGCCAGCTACCTCAAGGCGGTTCCCGTCGAGGCAACACGCACCGCGTCTTGA
- a CDS encoding Glyoxalase/bleomycin resistance protein/dioxygenase (PFAM: Glyoxalase/bleomycin resistance protein/dioxygenase~KEGG: rec:RHECIAT_CH0000542 putative glyoxalase protein) yields MRDFRDAKLMAKTLRQALADRDISLTHSETLEIVARQFGLDQWNILSAKIDAAGANPSAIGIEPPMPIFRIFSVEKAMEFYCGFLGFHLDWEHRFGENFPLYCQVSRDGMALHLSEHSGDASPGAKAFVRVANIRAYHAELSGKDYRYMKPGVEQAPWGLEMTVIDPFSNRIAFCEQK; encoded by the coding sequence ATGCGCGATTTTCGCGATGCCAAGCTCATGGCAAAGACATTGCGGCAGGCCCTTGCCGACCGCGACATTTCGCTCACCCACAGCGAGACGCTCGAAATCGTCGCCCGGCAGTTCGGGCTCGATCAGTGGAATATCCTCTCGGCAAAGATCGATGCGGCGGGGGCTAACCCCTCTGCCATCGGCATCGAGCCGCCGATGCCGATCTTCCGCATCTTCTCTGTCGAAAAGGCCATGGAGTTCTATTGCGGCTTTCTCGGCTTCCATCTCGATTGGGAGCACCGTTTCGGCGAAAACTTCCCACTCTATTGCCAGGTCTCGCGCGACGGCATGGCGCTGCACCTCAGCGAACATTCCGGCGACGCCAGCCCCGGCGCCAAGGCCTTCGTCCGCGTCGCCAATATCAGGGCCTATCACGCCGAGCTCTCAGGCAAGGACTACCGCTACATGAAGCCCGGCGTCGAGCAAGCGCCGTGGGGGCTCGAGATGACCGTCATCGACCCCTTCAGCAACCGCATCGCCTTTTGCGAGCAGAAGTAG
- a CDS encoding transposase IS116/IS110/IS902 family protein (PFAM: transposase IS116/IS110/IS902 family protein; transposase IS111A/IS1328/IS1533~KEGG: hne:HNE_3446 ISHne3, transposase), translated as MHIQQSFMVGIDVSKAHLDVAVEGKRAVVRFDNNAPGCAALTAAVAGAELVVVEATGGYEMAIVRTLMAAGIAVAVVNPRQVRDFARASGRLAKTDQVDARVTLHFARAMRPAQIPHIDDGRIALAALVTRRRQLIDMAVAEKNRLEHAPEAVAALIGETLAALRAQLARVDAAIALAIEAEPDMAARRNLLLTVPGIGEVSAAVLIAELPELGAIDDKKLAALVGVAPIAHDSGTWRGQRHIAGGRATVRCALYMATLSAIRCNPAIKTFHKRLRDAGKPPKVAIVAAMRKLIIMINTILKRRTPWNQPQQHGC; from the coding sequence ATGCATATCCAGCAATCTTTCATGGTCGGTATCGATGTCTCGAAGGCCCATCTCGACGTTGCCGTTGAGGGCAAACGCGCCGTTGTCCGCTTCGACAACAATGCGCCAGGCTGTGCCGCACTCACTGCGGCAGTGGCCGGCGCAGAGCTTGTCGTCGTCGAGGCGACCGGCGGTTACGAGATGGCAATCGTCAGAACGCTTATGGCCGCCGGTATTGCCGTCGCCGTCGTCAATCCCCGCCAGGTGCGCGACTTCGCCAGGGCCAGCGGTCGTTTGGCCAAGACCGATCAGGTCGACGCCCGCGTCACGCTCCACTTCGCCAGAGCGATGCGGCCGGCACAGATCCCCCATATCGACGACGGCCGCATCGCGCTTGCTGCGCTTGTCACCCGCCGTCGCCAACTCATCGACATGGCGGTCGCCGAGAAGAACCGCCTCGAGCATGCGCCTGAGGCCGTCGCAGCGCTGATTGGCGAGACCCTCGCCGCCCTCAGGGCTCAGCTCGCCCGCGTCGATGCCGCCATCGCGCTCGCCATCGAGGCCGAGCCCGACATGGCCGCACGCCGCAATCTGCTGCTGACCGTGCCGGGCATTGGCGAGGTCAGTGCCGCCGTGCTCATCGCCGAACTGCCCGAACTCGGCGCCATCGACGACAAGAAGCTCGCAGCCCTCGTCGGCGTCGCCCCCATCGCTCACGACAGCGGCACATGGCGTGGACAACGCCATATCGCCGGCGGCCGCGCCACCGTCCGATGCGCCCTCTATATGGCTACGCTCTCGGCCATCCGTTGCAACCCGGCCATCAAGACCTTCCACAAAAGGCTGCGCGACGCGGGCAAACCGCCCAAGGTCGCCATCGTCGCCGCCATGCGAAAGCTCATCATCATGATCAACACTATTCTTAAAAGACGAACCCCATGGAACCAGCCCCAACAACACGGTTGCTGA
- a CDS encoding Glutathione S-transferase domain protein (PFAM: Glutathione S-transferase domain~KEGG: mlo:mlr2042 glutathione S-transferase) — protein sequence MFTLHDYLPSQNGWKVRVLLGLLDMPYHSRIVSIFEGENRTETFLELNPVGAIPVLELDDGRAIAESNAILTFLAEGTRFLPSDHYLRAKVMQWLFFEQYHVEPVIGSLRFWTLTGRLERNQSMVAGKREAAARALAAIDRRLTDSLFLVGQQLTIADIAVYAYSHRAEDCGFSLAAYPTFSAWSGRVRDAIGADHPVYPYSMDPHSAG from the coding sequence ATGTTTACGCTTCACGATTATCTGCCGTCGCAAAATGGCTGGAAGGTCCGGGTTTTGCTCGGCCTGCTCGACATGCCCTATCACAGCCGTATCGTCTCGATCTTCGAGGGCGAGAACCGCACCGAGACGTTCCTGGAACTCAATCCGGTGGGCGCCATCCCGGTTCTCGAACTCGACGATGGTCGTGCGATCGCCGAATCCAATGCGATCCTCACTTTTCTTGCCGAGGGCACGCGCTTCTTGCCGTCAGATCACTATCTGCGCGCCAAGGTCATGCAATGGCTGTTCTTCGAACAGTATCATGTCGAGCCGGTCATCGGCTCGCTGCGCTTCTGGACGTTGACGGGACGGCTGGAGCGTAACCAGAGCATGGTCGCGGGCAAGCGCGAAGCCGCAGCCCGCGCGCTTGCCGCCATCGATCGCAGGCTGACCGACAGCCTGTTTCTTGTCGGCCAGCAGCTGACGATCGCGGATATCGCGGTTTACGCCTATAGCCACCGGGCCGAGGATTGCGGCTTTTCTCTCGCAGCCTATCCTACGTTTTCTGCCTGGTCCGGCCGCGTTCGGGATGCCATCGGCGCCGATCATCCGGTCTATCCCTATAGTATGGACCCACATTCGGCCGGCTAA